A genome region from Deltaproteobacteria bacterium CG11_big_fil_rev_8_21_14_0_20_42_23 includes the following:
- the rplU gene encoding 50S ribosomal protein L21, whose protein sequence is MYAIIQTGGKQYKVVEGDTLGVEMLPEEAGEKVKFAEILLVGGSDTPKVGMPFVQGASVDAEVVEHGRGKKIDVFKKKRRKNYQKKIGHRQAYTEVKILKINA, encoded by the coding sequence AACAGGTGGAAAACAATACAAAGTAGTAGAAGGCGATACGCTTGGCGTTGAAATGCTTCCAGAAGAAGCTGGTGAAAAAGTAAAATTTGCCGAAATTCTTCTTGTTGGTGGAAGTGATACTCCAAAAGTGGGAATGCCTTTTGTTCAAGGTGCAAGCGTTGATGCTGAAGTGGTTGAGCATGGACGAGGCAAAAAAATCGACGTGTTCAAAAAGAAACGCAGAAAAAACTACCAAAAGAAAATTGGACATCGTCAAGCGTATACAGAAGTTAAAATTTTAAAAATTAATGCATAA
- a CDS encoding 50S ribosomal protein L27 has protein sequence MAHKKSAGSAKNGRDSIGQRRGVKRFGGEVVRAGNILVRQCGTKFHAGEGVGSGKDWTLFALVDGIVSFEQKRGGRQFINVLPQNA, from the coding sequence ATGGCACATAAGAAATCGGCAGGCTCGGCTAAGAATGGTCGCGACAGTATTGGACAACGTAGAGGCGTGAAGCGCTTCGGTGGTGAAGTGGTAAGAGCTGGAAACATTTTGGTCCGTCAGTGTGGTACAAAGTTTCACGCTGGTGAAGGTGTTGGCTCTGGAAAAGACTGGACACTTTTTGCCTTGGTTGATGGCATTGTTTCCTTCGAGCAAAAAAGAGGTGGTCGTCAGTTTATAAACGTTCTTCCACAAAACGCTTAA